A single region of the Acidithiobacillus acidisediminis genome encodes:
- the rpoH gene encoding RNA polymerase sigma factor RpoH has translation MNELAVMNRDLTSVDGMAAYLRFVNAQPLLSADEERDYAQRLRESEDLEAAKALVLSHLRFVVRVARAYRGYGLPEADLIQEGNIGLMKAVKRYDPDHGVRLVSFAVHWIKAEMHEFILRNWRIVKVATTKAQRKLFFNLRSSRSETGWMNQAESAAIAEELGVAQSEVLEMEGRMAGHDYSLDQSSEDDEGHARSFELEDPALSSVDQAIDRDWDRAREQGLHGALLSLSPRDRYIIENRWLSEDPKTLQALGDELGVSAERIRQLEKSSMSKLRQRLLDHAAA, from the coding sequence ATGAATGAATTGGCGGTGATGAACAGGGATCTGACAAGTGTTGACGGGATGGCAGCGTACCTGCGTTTCGTCAATGCGCAGCCCCTCTTGAGCGCCGACGAAGAGCGGGACTACGCGCAGCGCCTGCGCGAGAGTGAAGACCTGGAAGCGGCCAAGGCGCTGGTGTTGAGTCACCTGCGTTTCGTGGTGCGCGTCGCGCGCGCCTACCGCGGTTATGGGCTACCCGAGGCCGATCTGATTCAGGAAGGCAACATTGGGCTGATGAAAGCGGTGAAGCGCTACGACCCCGACCATGGGGTACGTCTGGTGTCCTTTGCCGTGCATTGGATCAAGGCTGAAATGCACGAGTTCATCCTTCGCAACTGGCGCATCGTCAAGGTCGCTACCACCAAGGCACAGCGGAAACTGTTCTTCAATCTGCGTTCCAGTCGCAGCGAAACCGGTTGGATGAATCAGGCGGAGAGTGCGGCCATCGCCGAAGAATTGGGGGTGGCGCAGAGCGAAGTTCTGGAGATGGAAGGGCGGATGGCGGGCCACGACTACTCCCTCGATCAAAGCAGTGAGGATGACGAAGGGCACGCGCGCAGTTTCGAACTGGAAGACCCTGCCCTCTCCTCGGTCGATCAGGCCATTGATCGGGATTGGGATCGCGCACGCGAGCAGGGGCTGCACGGCGCCTTATTGTCTCTGTCCCCCCGCGATCGCTATATCATCGAAAACCGTTGGCTCAGTGAAGATCCGAAGACCCTGCAAGCCTTGGGAGATGAGCTCGGGGTCTCGGCAGAGCGCATTCGACAACTGGAAAAAAGCAGCATGAGCAAGTTGCGGCAGCGTCTGCTGGACCATGCTGCGGCCTGA
- a CDS encoding DUF484 family protein, whose translation MTEDAAAQCRAYLLAHPDFLVQAPELLQELTLPHLGVGSASSLLERQIQRLREEREQLQRCVDHLLSQARRHTELAHHLSRFAVELLTAQDRDACLQALRRSLRDDFAVESLALLVAPDTTLPDALAIDEDSWQRLGGMARAQAGLLLSEAEMAHFFPTPEEPLASFASIRLEARACRGLVLLASVDPERYSADMGTDILEQISLLASAALERCSMAPPAAHAE comes from the coding sequence ATGACGGAGGACGCAGCGGCGCAATGCCGCGCCTATCTGCTGGCCCACCCGGACTTTCTCGTACAGGCCCCGGAATTGCTGCAAGAACTTACCCTGCCGCACCTGGGTGTCGGTTCTGCCAGTTCCTTGCTGGAGCGGCAGATTCAGCGTTTGCGCGAGGAGCGCGAGCAACTGCAGCGCTGTGTCGATCATCTGCTGAGCCAGGCGCGCCGGCATACGGAACTCGCTCATCACCTCAGTCGCTTTGCCGTTGAACTTTTGACCGCGCAGGATCGCGACGCTTGTCTGCAAGCCCTGCGCCGGAGCTTGCGCGACGATTTTGCGGTGGAATCTCTCGCCCTGCTGGTCGCTCCAGATACCACGCTGCCTGATGCCCTGGCGATCGACGAAGATTCCTGGCAGCGTCTCGGCGGGATGGCACGCGCGCAGGCGGGCCTGCTGCTCAGTGAGGCCGAGATGGCGCATTTTTTCCCAACGCCAGAAGAACCGCTCGCTTCCTTTGCGAGTATTCGCCTGGAGGCCCGTGCCTGTCGCGGCCTCGTTCTGCTCGCCAGTGTTGATCCCGAGCGCTACAGTGCGGACATGGGCACCGACATACTGGAACAGATTTCCCTGCTGGCTTCGGCAGCGCTGGAGCGCTGCAGCATGGCCCCTCCTGCCGCCCATGCCGAGTGA
- the ftsX gene encoding permease-like cell division protein FtsX, whose translation MSLHVRLQALGNARDTLLRQPIASLLTIIALAVVFALPVGLFTALGNLQQLLASWHNQAQISLYLHDDATPQAIAQLRSQLRQSPGVVDVRFVGKNQALDDFQHYAGMTAAIHTLGENPLPASLIVELNPLAQSPADLESQVQRWSHEPIVRSAQSDLKWVARLQAIVALGTRAVYLLAVLLALGAVLVMGNTIRLHIEQRRDEIEISSLVGATKGFIRRPFLYQGLIQGVLAGFLAWLIVAIAFAVLQGPVSHLASLYGTNFPLRGLTPGEGFLLVLISAALGWLGSLVAVGRHLDNTVS comes from the coding sequence ATGAGCCTACACGTTCGTCTGCAGGCTCTCGGCAACGCGCGCGATACCCTCCTGCGCCAGCCCATTGCCTCTCTGCTCACCATTATTGCCCTCGCCGTGGTATTCGCCCTACCCGTCGGGCTTTTCACCGCGCTCGGCAACCTACAGCAGCTCCTCGCCAGCTGGCATAATCAAGCCCAGATTTCTTTATACTTACATGATGATGCAACGCCACAGGCCATCGCCCAGCTGCGCAGCCAGCTGCGCCAGAGCCCTGGCGTGGTCGATGTACGCTTCGTGGGCAAAAATCAGGCCTTGGACGACTTTCAGCATTACGCCGGAATGACGGCGGCCATTCATACCTTGGGGGAAAATCCCCTGCCGGCCTCGTTGATCGTGGAGCTGAACCCTCTGGCGCAGAGTCCCGCCGATCTGGAGTCGCAGGTACAACGCTGGAGCCATGAGCCCATCGTCCGCAGCGCCCAATCGGATCTGAAGTGGGTTGCGCGACTCCAGGCGATCGTCGCCCTGGGGACCCGCGCCGTTTATCTCCTCGCCGTCCTCCTGGCCCTAGGCGCTGTGCTGGTAATGGGGAACACCATCCGCCTGCACATCGAACAGCGCCGCGACGAGATCGAAATCAGCTCCCTGGTCGGGGCCACCAAGGGTTTCATTCGCCGCCCCTTCCTGTATCAGGGGCTGATCCAGGGGGTCCTCGCCGGCTTTCTGGCGTGGTTGATCGTGGCCATTGCCTTTGCTGTCCTGCAGGGCCCGGTCAGTCACCTAGCCAGCCTCTATGGCACCAACTTTCCCCTGCGCGGGTTGACGCCCGGAGAAGGCTTTCTCCTGGTGCTCATCAGTGCCGCGCTGGGCTGGTTGGGTTCGCTGGTGGCCGTAGGCCGCCATCTCGATAATACGGTCTCTTGA
- a CDS encoding DsrE family protein, with the protein MTPAALSLVFHIDELGHWPVLLGNLRNALRCTPPPSLRVIVNGPAPIALWANSLWRREACALIAQGVEFFFCQNSLVAYELDAAGRPEGSHLAPAGVLALAEAQQQGFSYIKP; encoded by the coding sequence ATGACACCTGCTGCTCTGTCCCTGGTTTTTCATATCGACGAACTCGGCCATTGGCCAGTGTTACTGGGCAATTTACGCAATGCCCTACGGTGTACGCCCCCACCGAGTCTGCGGGTCATCGTCAATGGTCCTGCACCCATCGCACTGTGGGCCAATAGTCTTTGGCGCCGCGAAGCCTGCGCGCTGATCGCGCAAGGGGTGGAGTTTTTCTTTTGTCAAAATAGTTTGGTGGCCTACGAACTCGATGCCGCAGGCCGCCCGGAAGGGAGTCATCTGGCACCTGCTGGCGTCCTCGCCCTCGCCGAGGCACAGCAACAGGGTTTTTCCTACATCAAGCCCTGA
- the dapF gene encoding diaminopimelate epimerase: MLLAATCYTGSMKSSQKNQLAQSWVFTKMQGLGNDFVVLDGIRQSFSLRAEDCRQIADRHFGIGCDQILLVEPAISPDCDFRYRIFNADGSEVNQCGNGARCFAVFVQRSGLSRKNPLRVETRSGQMLLQIRPDGLVEVDMGVPILDPVAIPFHAAAPAIRYALPFRGQDLEIAAVSMGNPHLLLAVADCARAPVADWGPELEIHPAFPERCNVGFLEIADREHLHLRTWERGAGETLACGSNACAAVVAGRLWGQLAEAVQVTLPGGTLEIHWSGPGATLRMIGPAQVVFDGTWIPQGESL, from the coding sequence TTGCTGCTGGCGGCAACCTGCTACACTGGCAGCATGAAAAGTTCGCAGAAAAACCAACTCGCGCAATCTTGGGTGTTTACCAAGATGCAGGGCCTTGGCAACGACTTTGTGGTCCTGGATGGTATACGCCAGTCCTTTTCTTTACGTGCCGAAGACTGCCGACAGATTGCCGATCGTCACTTTGGCATTGGCTGTGATCAGATCCTTCTGGTGGAGCCGGCTATCAGCCCCGACTGCGATTTTCGCTACCGAATCTTCAATGCCGATGGGAGCGAAGTAAATCAGTGTGGTAATGGTGCCCGTTGTTTTGCCGTGTTTGTGCAGCGCAGTGGGCTGAGCCGCAAAAATCCGCTGCGGGTAGAGACGCGATCCGGGCAGATGCTGCTGCAGATCCGTCCGGATGGCTTGGTAGAGGTGGACATGGGCGTGCCCATCCTCGACCCCGTCGCCATCCCTTTTCATGCAGCAGCACCGGCCATTCGCTACGCCTTGCCCTTCCGTGGGCAGGATCTGGAAATTGCCGCGGTGAGCATGGGGAACCCGCACCTCCTCTTGGCGGTGGCGGACTGTGCCCGCGCCCCGGTGGCGGATTGGGGACCGGAGCTGGAGATCCACCCCGCTTTCCCGGAACGCTGTAATGTCGGTTTTCTCGAGATTGCAGACCGCGAACACCTGCACCTGCGGACCTGGGAGCGCGGTGCTGGCGAGACCTTGGCCTGTGGCAGCAATGCCTGCGCTGCCGTAGTGGCGGGGCGACTGTGGGGCCAATTGGCGGAGGCGGTGCAAGTGACGCTTCCTGGCGGTACACTGGAAATCCACTGGTCTGGGCCGGGCGCGACGCTACGCATGATCGGTCCGGCGCAGGTGGTCTTTGATGGTACCTGGATCCCGCAAGGAGAAAGTCTATGA
- a CDS encoding mechanosensitive ion channel family protein, with protein MPIQALWMSAVILFVGVLLWFLQRAYFRRYPHKGSLPFYLLRVIVQASIVVGGILALGVEWGMPKSGIRLIGHYFLDGFTISAVHVNPAHIVVAILILLLLLRLVEFFTQRLDRFLGMFSLDSGARYSLVTLSKYVAIILSLAIGLSLAGVPLGKFALIASALSVGVGFGLQTMVNNFVSGIILIFERPIKVGDWIAVSNTEGYVKRISIRYTLILTFDRTEVFVPNSEIISGQVTNWMYSNNVLRLMLPFTVEHEANLQQVKDVMVQVARQHPDVMQDDPSIIPPSALILDVNTNGVVVYLRVYIGDCNLAFNVQTDLRAGVMEALLSNGIPVARQQQDVRILNSHFEPLRLAADAEAKA; from the coding sequence TTGCCAATTCAAGCATTGTGGATGAGTGCGGTCATTCTGTTCGTGGGGGTGCTGCTGTGGTTTTTGCAGCGCGCGTATTTTCGCCGCTATCCCCACAAGGGATCCCTGCCTTTTTATTTGCTCCGAGTCATTGTGCAGGCCAGCATCGTCGTGGGTGGAATTCTTGCCCTGGGAGTGGAGTGGGGCATGCCAAAAAGCGGGATCCGCTTGATCGGTCATTATTTTCTTGATGGATTCACCATCAGTGCCGTTCACGTCAATCCAGCGCATATCGTTGTCGCAATCCTCATTCTGCTGCTGCTTCTGCGCCTGGTAGAATTTTTTACCCAGCGGTTGGATCGGTTTCTCGGCATGTTCTCTCTGGATAGCGGGGCGCGGTATTCCCTCGTTACCCTGAGCAAATATGTGGCCATCATCCTGAGTCTGGCGATCGGCCTCAGTCTCGCCGGCGTGCCCCTAGGGAAATTCGCCCTGATCGCCAGTGCCCTGTCGGTGGGTGTCGGTTTTGGCCTGCAAACCATGGTCAACAACTTCGTCTCCGGCATCATCCTGATCTTCGAGCGCCCCATCAAGGTGGGCGACTGGATCGCCGTGAGTAACACCGAGGGCTACGTCAAGCGCATCAGCATTCGCTACACCCTGATCCTGACCTTTGATCGGACCGAGGTCTTTGTTCCCAACTCCGAGATCATCTCCGGTCAGGTGACCAACTGGATGTACAGCAACAATGTCTTGCGTCTGATGCTGCCCTTTACGGTGGAGCATGAGGCCAATCTGCAGCAGGTCAAGGACGTGATGGTGCAGGTAGCGCGGCAGCACCCGGACGTCATGCAGGATGACCCCAGCATCATCCCTCCCTCGGCCCTGATTCTGGACGTGAATACCAATGGTGTAGTGGTCTATCTGCGTGTCTATATTGGTGACTGTAATCTTGCCTTCAACGTCCAGACCGATCTCCGTGCCGGGGTCATGGAGGCCCTACTCAGCAACGGAATTCCGGTGGCCCGCCAGCAACAGGATGTGCGCATTCTCAACAGTCACTTCGAACCCCTGCGCCTGGCTGCGGACGCAGAGGCCAAGGCCTAG
- a CDS encoding tyrosine recombinase XerC, which produces MPSEIDLQIKAFLRAAPARLAAHSVSAYREDLALWQRFFASEQLHSLAQIRAPALRLFLIRERQRGVSVPSLRRRFSALRSFYRWLRLQDPQVEDPSRGLPMPKGEQHFPDWLGVDAAQELLDQRGKANDEFLQIRDQAILELLYSSALRVSELVQLRRSDLNLQAGLLRVLGKGQRERIVPVGRIARQALERYLARRPESQETALFLNRQGRPLGVRGVQYLVDKAGRERLGQHLHPHSLRHSAASHLLQSSGDLRAVQEFLGHAQIDTTAIYTHLDYQHLAQVYDDAHPHAKQKEQSHE; this is translated from the coding sequence ATGCCGAGTGAAATCGATCTCCAGATCAAGGCGTTTCTGCGCGCTGCGCCAGCGCGATTGGCGGCCCATTCCGTCAGCGCTTATCGTGAAGATCTGGCGCTTTGGCAACGATTTTTCGCCAGTGAACAGCTGCATTCCCTGGCGCAAATCCGCGCCCCAGCGCTGCGTCTTTTCTTGATCCGCGAGCGGCAGCGTGGGGTTTCCGTACCCAGTCTGCGGCGCCGTTTCTCGGCGCTGCGCAGTTTCTATCGCTGGTTGCGGCTGCAAGATCCGCAAGTGGAAGACCCCAGTCGCGGACTGCCAATGCCCAAGGGCGAGCAGCACTTTCCCGATTGGCTTGGGGTGGATGCGGCGCAGGAACTTCTCGACCAGCGCGGGAAGGCCAACGACGAGTTCCTGCAGATCCGCGATCAGGCCATCCTCGAGTTGCTCTATTCCAGTGCGCTGCGGGTTTCAGAGCTCGTGCAACTGCGGCGTAGCGACCTGAACCTGCAGGCCGGACTCCTGCGCGTACTGGGAAAAGGCCAGCGGGAACGCATCGTCCCGGTTGGGAGAATCGCGCGCCAAGCCCTGGAGCGCTATTTGGCGAGACGACCAGAAAGCCAAGAGACGGCCCTGTTCCTCAACCGCCAGGGGCGTCCCCTGGGGGTGCGTGGCGTACAATATCTGGTCGATAAGGCTGGGCGCGAGCGCCTGGGACAGCACTTGCACCCGCATAGCTTGCGGCATAGCGCCGCCAGCCACCTACTGCAATCCTCCGGCGATCTGCGTGCGGTGCAGGAGTTCCTGGGCCATGCGCAGATTGACACCACCGCCATCTATACCCACCTCGACTATCAGCACCTCGCGCAGGTCTACGATGACGCCCACCCGCACGCAAAACAGAAGGAGCAATCGCATGAGTGA
- the hslU gene encoding ATP-dependent protease ATPase subunit HslU gives MKMSEMTPREIVQELDKYIIGQAEAKRAVAVALRNRWRRAQVEGPLRKEITPKNILMIGPTGVGKTEIARRLAQLASAPFLKVEATKFTEVGYVGKDVESIIRDLAEIAVNMLRAERQGANSLRAEELAEDRLLDILVPGPRDSTVPRQDEGTRQKFRKMLREGRLDQQEVEVELAAPKANVEIMTPPGMEEMSAQLRDLFSNMAPQKTAKRKIPIAEARKLLAEEEAAKLVNEEEVRSLALERIQEDGIVFIDEIDKVTSRAGGQSQAEVSREGVQRDLLPLIEGASVSTRYGVVKTDHILFIASGAFHLSKPADLIPELQGRLPIRVELQALQADDLERILREPENALIRQYSALLAADGVTLQFADSGIRRIAEIAQQVNERVENIGARRLHTVMERLLEEIAFQAPDHDSQPLCIDAEYVDGRLNDLAADEDLSRYIL, from the coding sequence ATGAAAATGAGTGAAATGACCCCGCGCGAGATCGTCCAGGAACTCGACAAGTACATCATTGGACAGGCCGAAGCCAAGCGCGCCGTAGCCGTCGCTTTGCGCAATCGCTGGCGACGTGCCCAGGTAGAGGGACCCTTGCGCAAGGAGATTACCCCCAAAAACATTCTGATGATCGGCCCGACCGGGGTAGGCAAGACCGAGATTGCCCGCCGTCTTGCGCAGCTGGCCAGCGCGCCCTTTCTCAAAGTGGAAGCCACTAAGTTCACGGAAGTTGGCTATGTGGGGAAGGATGTGGAGTCGATCATTCGCGATCTCGCGGAGATTGCCGTCAATATGCTGCGCGCCGAGCGGCAGGGCGCAAACAGTCTGCGTGCCGAGGAACTGGCGGAGGATCGCCTGCTCGACATCCTGGTTCCCGGTCCTCGCGATAGCACGGTGCCGCGTCAGGATGAAGGCACGCGGCAGAAATTCCGCAAGATGCTGCGCGAGGGGCGCCTTGATCAGCAGGAGGTGGAGGTCGAGTTGGCGGCACCGAAAGCCAATGTCGAAATCATGACGCCGCCGGGCATGGAGGAGATGAGCGCCCAGTTGCGGGATCTTTTCAGCAATATGGCGCCGCAGAAGACCGCCAAGCGCAAGATCCCGATTGCCGAGGCGCGCAAGCTGCTGGCGGAGGAAGAGGCGGCCAAACTGGTTAACGAAGAGGAGGTGCGTAGTCTAGCCCTGGAGCGGATACAGGAGGATGGCATCGTTTTCATCGATGAAATCGACAAGGTGACTTCCCGCGCTGGGGGGCAGAGCCAGGCCGAAGTGTCCCGCGAAGGGGTTCAGCGGGATCTGCTACCCCTGATCGAAGGGGCGAGCGTCAGCACCCGCTACGGGGTGGTCAAGACCGATCACATTCTCTTCATTGCCTCTGGTGCCTTTCACCTCAGCAAACCCGCCGATTTGATTCCCGAATTACAGGGCCGACTGCCGATTCGTGTCGAGTTACAGGCCCTGCAGGCCGACGATCTGGAGCGCATCCTGCGCGAGCCGGAAAATGCCTTGATCCGCCAGTATAGCGCCCTGCTGGCCGCCGATGGTGTCACCCTGCAGTTTGCCGATTCTGGCATCCGGCGCATTGCGGAGATTGCGCAGCAGGTCAATGAGCGGGTAGAAAATATTGGCGCCCGTCGTTTGCATACCGTGATGGAGCGTCTGTTGGAAGAGATCGCCTTCCAGGCCCCGGATCACGATAGCCAGCCGCTCTGCATCGACGCCGAATATGTCGACGGCCGGCTGAACGACCTGGCCGCCGATGAGGATCTTTCGCGCTATATTCTCTAG
- a CDS encoding NAD(P)-dependent oxidoreductase, whose amino-acid sequence MKIGFLGLGRMGSGMARRLANAEDSLTVYNRNSEAAKALLSSGVTAVARPGAMGDRDLVFTMLADDQAVREVVLAPGALLDSLPQGATHVSCSTISVALAKELAERHGANGQNFLSLPVFGRPDAAAAGKLFLVAAGQEDLVEQLRPIFLRLGQDVWWVGEQPELANLVKLSGNFLIAATIESLGEAMALVEKGGVDRHAYLDFLTRSLFTAPIHRNYGKLIADRAIRPAGFAAPLGQKDLRLVGEAAEKLAVPMPFSSILRDRFLGLAARGEADVDWAALGVEAARSAGLTTDGD is encoded by the coding sequence ATGAAGATTGGATTTTTGGGACTGGGGCGTATGGGCAGCGGTATGGCGCGACGCCTTGCTAATGCTGAGGATTCACTGACCGTCTATAACCGGAATTCCGAGGCGGCAAAAGCATTGCTGAGTTCCGGCGTCACTGCCGTCGCTCGTCCAGGGGCCATGGGCGATCGTGACCTCGTTTTCACCATGCTGGCGGATGACCAAGCAGTGCGCGAGGTCGTATTGGCGCCCGGCGCTCTCTTGGACAGCCTACCGCAGGGTGCAACCCATGTATCCTGCAGCACCATCAGCGTCGCCCTGGCCAAGGAACTGGCCGAGCGCCATGGCGCGAATGGCCAGAATTTCCTCTCCCTGCCCGTCTTTGGTCGCCCCGATGCCGCCGCCGCAGGCAAGCTCTTTCTTGTCGCTGCGGGCCAGGAAGACCTTGTCGAGCAACTCCGGCCGATTTTTCTGCGCCTGGGCCAGGATGTCTGGTGGGTCGGAGAGCAGCCCGAGCTGGCCAACCTGGTAAAACTGAGTGGCAATTTCCTGATCGCGGCTACCATAGAATCCTTGGGAGAGGCGATGGCACTGGTGGAGAAGGGCGGTGTCGATCGCCACGCCTATCTCGACTTTCTGACACGTTCCCTGTTCACTGCGCCCATTCATCGCAACTATGGCAAGCTGATTGCCGACCGTGCCATTCGTCCAGCCGGATTTGCCGCCCCCCTCGGACAAAAGGATCTGCGCCTGGTGGGGGAGGCAGCAGAAAAATTGGCTGTGCCGATGCCATTTTCCAGCATCCTGCGTGATCGCTTCCTGGGCTTGGCAGCCCGTGGTGAAGCCGATGTGGATTGGGCGGCATTGGGGGTAGAAGCAGCACGTTCCGCTGGCCTTACCACCGACGGCGACTGA
- the hslV gene encoding ATP-dependent protease subunit HslV, translating to MSEAVTLHGTTILSVRRGSNVVMAGDGQVTFGNTVMKGNARKVRRIEPDVLTGFAGATADAFTLLERFEAKLKAHPGQLAKAAVELAKEWRTDRVLRRLEAMLAVADRSQSLIITGQGDVLEPEYGIIAIGSGGPYALAAARALLDHSELPARAVAEQALAIAGEICIYTNQQRTVEELA from the coding sequence ATGAGTGAAGCAGTGACCCTCCATGGCACCACCATTCTTTCGGTGCGCCGTGGCAGCAATGTGGTCATGGCCGGCGATGGGCAGGTCACCTTCGGCAACACCGTAATGAAGGGGAACGCACGCAAGGTCCGGCGCATCGAGCCCGATGTCCTGACCGGTTTTGCCGGTGCTACGGCCGATGCCTTTACCCTGCTGGAGCGTTTTGAGGCCAAACTGAAGGCACATCCCGGACAACTGGCCAAGGCCGCGGTGGAATTGGCAAAGGAATGGCGCACCGACCGCGTTTTGCGCCGTCTGGAGGCCATGTTGGCGGTCGCCGATCGCAGCCAGAGTCTCATCATTACCGGTCAGGGCGATGTCTTGGAGCCGGAATACGGCATTATCGCCATTGGTTCTGGCGGTCCTTATGCCCTCGCTGCGGCGCGTGCCTTGCTCGATCATAGCGAACTGCCGGCCCGCGCCGTTGCCGAACAAGCCCTGGCGATTGCCGGAGAAATCTGTATCTACACCAATCAGCAGCGGACCGTGGAAGAACTGGCATGA
- the ftsE gene encoding cell division ATP-binding protein FtsE, with translation MIEFINVTKHYPGRRHVLRELNLQLEKGEMVLLTGPSGAGKSTLLKLLTRLEAVSHGTLRVAGVDLATLRRRHIPAYRRRVGVVFQDHKLLMDRTVYANVALTLQVAGMSARQLDHRVRAALDKVGLGEHWREFPETLSGGEQQRVGIARAIVHTPEILLADEPTGNLDPTLSNEILDMFRDFYRHGTTVLVATHDQGQVERMCLRTLHLHHGQVQEKA, from the coding sequence ATGATCGAGTTCATCAATGTTACCAAGCATTATCCGGGACGACGGCATGTCCTACGCGAGCTAAATCTGCAGCTCGAAAAAGGGGAGATGGTCCTGCTCACCGGCCCTTCCGGGGCGGGGAAAAGCACCCTGCTCAAGCTGCTCACCCGCCTGGAAGCGGTCAGTCACGGAACCCTGCGCGTGGCCGGCGTCGATCTGGCGACGTTGCGCCGGCGCCATATTCCCGCCTATCGCCGGCGCGTGGGGGTCGTGTTCCAGGACCATAAACTGCTCATGGATCGCACGGTCTATGCCAATGTTGCCCTCACCTTGCAGGTTGCGGGGATGTCGGCGCGGCAGCTCGATCATCGCGTGCGCGCGGCCCTCGACAAGGTGGGGCTGGGAGAGCACTGGCGGGAATTTCCAGAAACTCTTTCTGGGGGAGAACAGCAGCGGGTGGGCATCGCCCGGGCCATTGTCCATACGCCAGAGATCCTGCTTGCCGATGAACCCACCGGCAACCTCGACCCCACCCTGAGTAACGAGATCCTCGACATGTTCCGCGATTTTTATCGCCACGGCACCACGGTGCTGGTCGCCACCCACGACCAGGGGCAGGTGGAGCGCATGTGTTTGCGCACCCTGCACCTCCATCATGGCCAAGTGCAGGAGAAAGCATGA